One window from the genome of Hydractinia symbiolongicarpus strain clone_291-10 chromosome 1, HSymV2.1, whole genome shotgun sequence encodes:
- the LOC130644274 gene encoding leucine-rich repeat-containing protein 61-like, whose product MAQVITSRFLKDETQQFDLETIFVLSLNNRGIFDLGCIGECANLVYLDLSSNKLSSVMALRKLTCLESLDVSSNRLAALSGLERLESLSRLNISGNFLNSVDTVLPLTKLDKLKTLILKDDKKNLTNPLYASNCDASKQIVELLPWLEIINGEPQLGEVKELNRICSEMDVCSSKYNHSVSKQLLDWKASTFEEPSFVRLGFERNGAYEKAEEIANNCGKRSMEAHKILEEMRAFVFDT is encoded by the exons atggctCAAGTAATTACTTCGCGGTTTCTCAAAGATGAAACACAGCAGTTTGATTTAGAAACCATCTTTGTTTTAAGTTTGAATAATCGAG GTATATTCGACCTTGGTTGCATAGGAGAATGCGCTAATCTTGTTTATTTGGATCTGTCATCAAACAAACTGTCCAGTGTCATGGCGCTTC GAAAACTAACTTGCTTGGAAAGCTTAGATGTTTCGTCGAACCGACTTGCGGCACTGT CTGGCTTGGAACGCCTCGAATCGTTATCACGTTTAAACATTTCAGGCAATTTCCTAAACAG TGTTGACACTGTACTCCCCTTGACAAAATTGGACAAATTGAAAACGCTGATTTTAAAAGACGATAAAAAGAATTTGACAAACCCGC tttacgCGTCCAACTGTGATGCATCAAAACAGATTGTGGAACTTTTACCTTGGCTTGAAATTATTAACG GTGAACCACAACTTGGCGAAGTTAAAGAACTCAACAGAATATGTAGTGAAATGGATGTCTGCTCATCTA AATATAACCATTCAGTTTCCAAGCAGTTACTCGATTGGAAAGCCTCAACATTTGAAG AGCCTTCATTTGTTCGTCTTGGATTTGAACGAAACGGCGCGTACGAAAAAGCAGAAG AGATTGCTAACAACTGTGGAAAACGAAGCATGGAGGCTCACAAAATATTAGAAGAGATGCGTGCATTTGTGTTTGACACGTGA
- the LOC130644243 gene encoding protein lingerer-like isoform X2 has product MKEIKSKTITASDSSHVSQKHSKATEEQIRYAKLSQSNPKEEAKVQEKIKEIQEFTRKPPDIIMIALHDSNYDTNVTIQNILEGRYDDDQGEWQTTNKKGKKPGIIQSTTTSGNHLNTTEPNFNQNNNITNSESLEDQDQKPSTKPVRSSRGGNSRGRSSSSRNWRNDEKTPTDEKFDLPHNREGSRERNRSTNDRGRGRGRGRGVRGGAGVARGSRGGRGGGGFGSRGGANRGSRQQRGTNRGGFSKPGDHKKIENGDIGTSEESWDVEVEPVDKKTEDWGEEAVADSNWSSKGNWGDEPDAGTGTSLFSNDLNWSQMNGKESASWDEPSSIPKDDKEKYLPENVDAAVIRSVPTSSTSGEVTSYQPTNDLSRYMNAASNQFPSSHQEGGLTSSLNDRAFPLPSSSVASDSVNRTVASMPMISGVTESHKLEQEQLKPQRMSKPRKSQNKFFQLPKQPVVMPRSAQMVNDIKDQFAGLEFGSGPISPRKVDDSSAVVMPSLSSSSEVTSSRTELTDVSSRHVVASLENEPLLTQSSQGLQSQPVIPSSPAKLEPTSTLSTSKSDMPKTPPGFKPLEKQAGPRYMGSPGRGINHMGPEPIPFPPSTSHTSPTNSSSLNVFSRGGGLGTSVNEHQNFPDQQVYDDREQNLNAEKVLAEQRALAEKQYFADHQRALSEHRERERMMADQRAFVEQKSLAQQTLLSSSDNSRSLDLTDMKNGSDTRTGLNDSSGDNTKPPKNDVNYLSNKLHGNSATSSPSSHQSSYASNSTVSNEMLGLTTATGVQTTAKAQNSSNKVTGAPPGVVPPMNMYPGVQPGMIPAYQHQPIHGYNYEEMLMQRQLVSPYAYDMSVFQAAAAASAGVNTTREGLQAYQGTDPKFTRGTDESSPVSLQQGSHHVAAAAAHQQAAYLNATGQIPFGYTYTYQPGVVPTGGVYPTFTAPSGMYQVPQGKGVGGNQYPSQYQGHAQQGSVNHDFNKASYQTGLSQQGKVSHNATSSPIQATPQPSQQSAFKTQYTQDSKGFLGNSPTSANIHMHNQAHLSNMSHYLLQQPVGATHMGHPHHQQHVDPATHRNQVHQMQFNANQAKRDSKVPYQSYWSANR; this is encoded by the exons ATGAAGGAGATAAAGTCTAAGACGATTACTGCATCAGACAGTAGTCATGTCTCACAGAAACACTCCAAG GCTACAGAGGAACAAATAAGGTATGCGAAACTGTCACAATCAAATCCAAAAGAAGAGGCAAAAGTGCAGGAAAAGATAAAAGAG aTACAAGAATTTACACGCAAACCTCCTGATATAATAATGATCGCGCTTCATGACAGTAACTATGATACCAATGTCACTATTCAAAATATTCTCGAGGGACGATACGATGATGATCAG GGTGAATGGCAAACAACCAATAAGAAGGGCAAAAAGCCTGGAATAATACAGTCAACCACAACCTCTGGAAATCATCTTAATACCACTGAGCCGAATTTCAACCAGAACAACAATATAACTAATTCTGAAAGTCTGGAAGATCAAGACCAGAAACCATCAACAAAGCCTGTACGATCCTCTAGAGGTGGTAATTCCAGAG GTCGTTCATCATCATCACGTAACTGGCGTAACGATGAAAAAACTCCTACAGATGAAAAGTTTGACCTTCCACACAATAGAGAAGGATCAAGAGAAAGAAACCGTTCCACAAATGATAGAGGGCGTGGTAGGGGTAGAGGAAGAGGTGTGAGAGGTGGTGCTGGAGTGGCGAGAG GATCACGTGGTGGTCGAGGAGGAGGAGGCTTTGGATCAAGAGGAGGTGCAAATAGAGG ATCCCGTCAACAACGGGGGACAAATAGAGGAGGATTTTCAAAACCAGGTGatcacaaaaaaatagaaaatggtGATATTGGGACTAGTG aAGAATCTTGGGATGTCGAGGTTGAGCCtgtagataaaaaaacagaAG ATTGGGGGGAAGAAGCTGTTGCTGACTCCAACTGGTCCTCCAAGGGTAACTGGGGTGATGAG CCTGATGCTGGAACAGGGACAAGCCTGTTTTCAAACGATTTAAATTGGTCTCAGATGAATGGCAAGGAGTCTGCAAGTTGGGATGAACCAAGTAGCATTCCCAAAGATGACAAGGAAAAATATTTACCTGAAAA tGTTGATGCAGCAGTTATTCGGTCAGTTCCTACTTCATCAACATCTGGCGAAGTCACCTCGTACCAACCAACAAATGATTTAAGTCGATACATGAATGCAGCAAGCAATCAATTCCCATCAAGCCATCAGGAAGGTGGGTTAACCAGCAGTCTGAATGATCGAGCATTTCCTCTCCCGTCCAGTTCTGTGGCTTCCGATTCAGTCAATCGGACAGTTGCTTCAATGCCAATGATATCGGGAGTCACCGAAAGTCATAAGCTGGAACAGGAACAGTTAAAGCCGCAACGAATGAGCAAACCTCGAAAGTCTCAAAATAAGTTCTTTCAACTGCCCAAGCAACCTGTCGTCATGCCTCGTTCAGCACAAATGGTCAATGACATAAAAGATCAATTTGCTGGTCTAGAATTTGGCAGTGGACCAATAAGCCCGAGAAAAGTAGATGACAGCTCAGCTGTTGTTATGCCTAG TTTAAGCAGTTCATCTGAAGTGACAAGCAGTAGAACAGAACTAACTGACGTATCTTCAAGACATGTCGTAGCTTCTTTGGAAAACGAGCCCTTACTAACTCAATCATCACAAGGATTACAATCGCAACCAGTGATTCCTTCATCGCCAGCCAAACTAGAACCTACAAGTACATTGTCAACTTCAAAGAGTGATATGCCGAAAACTCCACCAGGTTTTAAACCTCTAGAAAAGCAGGCAGGTCCACGTTATATGGGATCCCCCGGAAGGGGGATAAATCATATG GGGCCTGAACCTATTCCATTTCCTCCATCAACATCTCATACATCTCCGACTAACTCATCTTCTTTGAATGTGTTTTCTCGTGGTGGTGGCTTGGGAACAAGTGTGAACGAACACCAGAATTTCCCAGACCAGCAGGTTTATGATGACAGAGAGCAGAACTTAAATGCTGAGAAAGTCTTGGCTGAGCAACGGGCGTTAGCTGAAAAGCAATACTTTGCTGATCATCAAAGGGCGTTGTCCGAGCATCGTGAACGCGAAAGAATGATGGCTGATCAGAGGGCATTTGTGGAACAGAAATCATTGGCTCAACAAACGTTGTTATCTTCTAGTGACAACTCAAGGTCTCTAGATCTAACCGATATGAAAAACGGTTCCGATACGCGAACAGGCTTGAATGATTCTAGTGGA GATAATACGAAGCCGCCTAAGAACGATGTTAACTATCTGTCGAATAAGCTACATGGGAATTCTGCGACGTCATCTCCATCAAGTCATCAATCGTCGTATGCGTCTAATTCAACAGTGTCAAATGAAATGTTGGGTCTAACAACTGCGACTGGAGTTCAAACGACAGCAAAAGCACAAAACTCTTCCA ATAAAGTGACGGGTGCACCTCCTGGTGTTGTACCTCCCATGAATATGTATCCTGGTGTCCAACCTGGCATGATTCCAGCTTATCag CACCAACCTATACATGGATACAACTATGAAGAAATGCTAATGCAAAGACAGCTCGTT TCTCCGTATGCTTACGATATGTCTGTGTTCCAAGCGGCTGCTGCTGCATCTGCTGGTGTGAATACGACACGAGAGGGCTTGCAGGCGTATCaag GTACAGATCCGAAATTTACACGCGGTACGGATGAATCGTCCCCTGTTAGTCTACAGCAAG GTAGTCATCATGTGGCTGCAGCAGCTGCACACCAACAGGCAGCTTACTTGAATGCTACTGGTCAAATACCATTTGGTTACACATATACATACCAACCTGGCGTTGTACCCACTGGTGGGGTTTACCCAACTTTTACTGCACCATCTGGCATGTACCAG gTACCACAGGGAAAGGGTGTTGGAGGTAACCAGTACCCGTCTCAATATCAAGGCCACGCCCAACAAG GCTCTGTCAACCATGATTTTAATAAGGCGAGTTACCAAACAGGATTGTCTCAGCAAGGCAAAGTATCGCACAATG CCACTAGTAGTCCAATTCAGGCAACGCCTCAACCATCCCAGCAATCTGCTTTTAAGACACAG TACACCCAGGACAGCAAAGGATTTCTTGGTAACAGTCCCACTTCTGCAAACATTCACATGCACAACCAAGCACATTTGAGCAACATGAGTCATTACTTGTTGCAGCAACCTGTTGGAGCCACCCATATGGGTCACCCCCATCATCAGCAGCACGTGGACCCTGCCACCCACCGCAATCAAGTCCATCAGATGCAGTTTAATGCCAATCAGGCGAAGAGAGATTCCAAAGTGCCGTATCAGTCTTACTGGTCTGCCAACCGTTAG
- the LOC130644243 gene encoding protein lingerer-like isoform X1, with amino-acid sequence MKEIKSKTITASDSSHVSQKHSKATEEQIRYAKLSQSNPKEEAKVQEKIKEIQEFTRKPPDIIMIALHDSNYDTNVTIQNILEGRYDDDQGEWQTTNKKGKKPGIIQSTTTSGNHLNTTEPNFNQNNNITNSESLEDQDQKPSTKPVRSSRGGNSRGRSSSSRNWRNDEKTPTDEKFDLPHNREGSRERNRSTNDRGRGRGRGRGVRGGAGVARGSRGGRGGGGFGSRGGANRGSRQQRGTNRGGFSKPGDHKKIENGDIGTSEESWDVEVEPVDKKTEDWGEEAVADSNWSSKGNWGDEPDAGTGTSLFSNDLNWSQMNGKESASWDEPSSIPKDDKEKYLPENVDAAVIRSVPTSSTSGEVTSYQPTNDLSRYMNAASNQFPSSHQEGGLTSSLNDRAFPLPSSSVASDSVNRTVASMPMISGVTESHKLEQEQLKPQRMSKPRKSQNKFFQLPKQPVVMPRSAQMVNDIKDQFAGLEFGSGPISPRKVDDSSAVVMPSLSSSSEVTSSRTELTDVSSRHVVASLENEPLLTQSSQGLQSQPVIPSSPAKLEPTSTLSTSKSDMPKTPPGFKPLEKQAGPRYMGSPGRGINHMGPEPIPFPPSTSHTSPTNSSSLNVFSRGGGLGTSVNEHQNFPDQQVYDDREQNLNAEKVLAEQRALAEKQYFADHQRALSEHRERERMMADQRAFVEQKSLAQQTLLSSSDNSRSLDLTDMKNGSDTRTGLNDSSGDNTKPPKNDVNYLSNKLHGNSATSSPSSHQSSYASNSTVSNEMLGLTTATGVQTTAKAQNSSNKVTGAPPGVVPPMNMYPGVQPGMIPAYQHQPIHGYNYEEMLMQRQLVSPYAYDMSVFQAAAAASAGVNTTREGLQAYQGTDPKFTRGTDESSPVSLQQGSHHVAAAAAHQQAAYLNATGQIPFGYTYTYQPGVVPTGGVYPTFTAPSGMYQVPQGKGVGGNQYPSQYQGHAQQGVYSSKYSSSVNHDFNKASYQTGLSQQGKVSHNATSSPIQATPQPSQQSAFKTQYTQDSKGFLGNSPTSANIHMHNQAHLSNMSHYLLQQPVGATHMGHPHHQQHVDPATHRNQVHQMQFNANQAKRDSKVPYQSYWSANR; translated from the exons ATGAAGGAGATAAAGTCTAAGACGATTACTGCATCAGACAGTAGTCATGTCTCACAGAAACACTCCAAG GCTACAGAGGAACAAATAAGGTATGCGAAACTGTCACAATCAAATCCAAAAGAAGAGGCAAAAGTGCAGGAAAAGATAAAAGAG aTACAAGAATTTACACGCAAACCTCCTGATATAATAATGATCGCGCTTCATGACAGTAACTATGATACCAATGTCACTATTCAAAATATTCTCGAGGGACGATACGATGATGATCAG GGTGAATGGCAAACAACCAATAAGAAGGGCAAAAAGCCTGGAATAATACAGTCAACCACAACCTCTGGAAATCATCTTAATACCACTGAGCCGAATTTCAACCAGAACAACAATATAACTAATTCTGAAAGTCTGGAAGATCAAGACCAGAAACCATCAACAAAGCCTGTACGATCCTCTAGAGGTGGTAATTCCAGAG GTCGTTCATCATCATCACGTAACTGGCGTAACGATGAAAAAACTCCTACAGATGAAAAGTTTGACCTTCCACACAATAGAGAAGGATCAAGAGAAAGAAACCGTTCCACAAATGATAGAGGGCGTGGTAGGGGTAGAGGAAGAGGTGTGAGAGGTGGTGCTGGAGTGGCGAGAG GATCACGTGGTGGTCGAGGAGGAGGAGGCTTTGGATCAAGAGGAGGTGCAAATAGAGG ATCCCGTCAACAACGGGGGACAAATAGAGGAGGATTTTCAAAACCAGGTGatcacaaaaaaatagaaaatggtGATATTGGGACTAGTG aAGAATCTTGGGATGTCGAGGTTGAGCCtgtagataaaaaaacagaAG ATTGGGGGGAAGAAGCTGTTGCTGACTCCAACTGGTCCTCCAAGGGTAACTGGGGTGATGAG CCTGATGCTGGAACAGGGACAAGCCTGTTTTCAAACGATTTAAATTGGTCTCAGATGAATGGCAAGGAGTCTGCAAGTTGGGATGAACCAAGTAGCATTCCCAAAGATGACAAGGAAAAATATTTACCTGAAAA tGTTGATGCAGCAGTTATTCGGTCAGTTCCTACTTCATCAACATCTGGCGAAGTCACCTCGTACCAACCAACAAATGATTTAAGTCGATACATGAATGCAGCAAGCAATCAATTCCCATCAAGCCATCAGGAAGGTGGGTTAACCAGCAGTCTGAATGATCGAGCATTTCCTCTCCCGTCCAGTTCTGTGGCTTCCGATTCAGTCAATCGGACAGTTGCTTCAATGCCAATGATATCGGGAGTCACCGAAAGTCATAAGCTGGAACAGGAACAGTTAAAGCCGCAACGAATGAGCAAACCTCGAAAGTCTCAAAATAAGTTCTTTCAACTGCCCAAGCAACCTGTCGTCATGCCTCGTTCAGCACAAATGGTCAATGACATAAAAGATCAATTTGCTGGTCTAGAATTTGGCAGTGGACCAATAAGCCCGAGAAAAGTAGATGACAGCTCAGCTGTTGTTATGCCTAG TTTAAGCAGTTCATCTGAAGTGACAAGCAGTAGAACAGAACTAACTGACGTATCTTCAAGACATGTCGTAGCTTCTTTGGAAAACGAGCCCTTACTAACTCAATCATCACAAGGATTACAATCGCAACCAGTGATTCCTTCATCGCCAGCCAAACTAGAACCTACAAGTACATTGTCAACTTCAAAGAGTGATATGCCGAAAACTCCACCAGGTTTTAAACCTCTAGAAAAGCAGGCAGGTCCACGTTATATGGGATCCCCCGGAAGGGGGATAAATCATATG GGGCCTGAACCTATTCCATTTCCTCCATCAACATCTCATACATCTCCGACTAACTCATCTTCTTTGAATGTGTTTTCTCGTGGTGGTGGCTTGGGAACAAGTGTGAACGAACACCAGAATTTCCCAGACCAGCAGGTTTATGATGACAGAGAGCAGAACTTAAATGCTGAGAAAGTCTTGGCTGAGCAACGGGCGTTAGCTGAAAAGCAATACTTTGCTGATCATCAAAGGGCGTTGTCCGAGCATCGTGAACGCGAAAGAATGATGGCTGATCAGAGGGCATTTGTGGAACAGAAATCATTGGCTCAACAAACGTTGTTATCTTCTAGTGACAACTCAAGGTCTCTAGATCTAACCGATATGAAAAACGGTTCCGATACGCGAACAGGCTTGAATGATTCTAGTGGA GATAATACGAAGCCGCCTAAGAACGATGTTAACTATCTGTCGAATAAGCTACATGGGAATTCTGCGACGTCATCTCCATCAAGTCATCAATCGTCGTATGCGTCTAATTCAACAGTGTCAAATGAAATGTTGGGTCTAACAACTGCGACTGGAGTTCAAACGACAGCAAAAGCACAAAACTCTTCCA ATAAAGTGACGGGTGCACCTCCTGGTGTTGTACCTCCCATGAATATGTATCCTGGTGTCCAACCTGGCATGATTCCAGCTTATCag CACCAACCTATACATGGATACAACTATGAAGAAATGCTAATGCAAAGACAGCTCGTT TCTCCGTATGCTTACGATATGTCTGTGTTCCAAGCGGCTGCTGCTGCATCTGCTGGTGTGAATACGACACGAGAGGGCTTGCAGGCGTATCaag GTACAGATCCGAAATTTACACGCGGTACGGATGAATCGTCCCCTGTTAGTCTACAGCAAG GTAGTCATCATGTGGCTGCAGCAGCTGCACACCAACAGGCAGCTTACTTGAATGCTACTGGTCAAATACCATTTGGTTACACATATACATACCAACCTGGCGTTGTACCCACTGGTGGGGTTTACCCAACTTTTACTGCACCATCTGGCATGTACCAG gTACCACAGGGAAAGGGTGTTGGAGGTAACCAGTACCCGTCTCAATATCAAGGCCACGCCCAACAAGGTGTGTACAGCTCTAAATATTCAA GCTCTGTCAACCATGATTTTAATAAGGCGAGTTACCAAACAGGATTGTCTCAGCAAGGCAAAGTATCGCACAATG CCACTAGTAGTCCAATTCAGGCAACGCCTCAACCATCCCAGCAATCTGCTTTTAAGACACAG TACACCCAGGACAGCAAAGGATTTCTTGGTAACAGTCCCACTTCTGCAAACATTCACATGCACAACCAAGCACATTTGAGCAACATGAGTCATTACTTGTTGCAGCAACCTGTTGGAGCCACCCATATGGGTCACCCCCATCATCAGCAGCACGTGGACCCTGCCACCCACCGCAATCAAGTCCATCAGATGCAGTTTAATGCCAATCAGGCGAAGAGAGATTCCAAAGTGCCGTATCAGTCTTACTGGTCTGCCAACCGTTAG